Proteins encoded in a region of the Rhodopirellula halodulae genome:
- a CDS encoding sigma-70 family RNA polymerase sigma factor, which translates to MGSDQREMMQLIAAHQSRLRGFLRCMLVRSNDVDDLLQEVNLVLWEKADQFETGTDFWAWSSQIARFKVLNRIRAYSRERLVFDESFVAELAEVASERTELFEERQEALEQCLHALPPAQRRMIDLRYIESKSAIAIAEQLQRPVGSVRQTLYRIRQSLLACIESKLPTEPQPSALGGPS; encoded by the coding sequence ATGGGCTCCGACCAACGTGAAATGATGCAATTGATCGCGGCTCACCAGAGCCGATTGCGTGGTTTTCTTCGCTGCATGTTGGTTCGCTCCAACGATGTGGATGACTTGCTGCAAGAAGTCAACCTTGTGCTTTGGGAAAAGGCGGACCAGTTTGAAACGGGAACCGACTTCTGGGCTTGGTCCAGTCAAATCGCTCGATTCAAAGTCCTCAACCGTATCCGAGCCTATTCGCGGGAGCGGTTGGTGTTTGACGAATCATTTGTCGCCGAATTGGCAGAGGTTGCCAGCGAACGAACCGAATTGTTCGAAGAACGCCAGGAGGCTTTGGAGCAATGCCTCCACGCGCTACCACCCGCTCAACGTCGAATGATTGACCTTCGCTACATCGAATCCAAATCCGCCATCGCGATCGCCGAACAGTTGCAGCGTCCCGTCGGGTCCGTCCGCCAAACGCTGTATCGCATCCGTCAGTCACTATTGGCCTGCATCGAATCCAAGTTGCCGACGGAACCTCAGCCATCCGCTTTAGGAGGCCCCTCATGA
- a CDS encoding LamG-like jellyroll fold domain-containing protein yields the protein MNESSPTPNQDEIRNWISEAIDGTISSSDLRRLQEALRSDRTSMQSFVDHLLLDSMLTESHQDQSVADLVDWVSDRSRLSGADAEVKTTGIAQPSADFVPDAHRGIPSSWFSLATVAALIGLVVWAVTTPDNARIPDGNTIHSELVESVSNTVDPSVAILLQSSDAIWEGMVASNARLNPGPLSLQSGLAKLQFYNGATVFLEGPVEMELLDVDHARLIRGSVRAKVPPQAQGFVIDTQKIRVVDRGTEFGLSVDETGESDVYVFDGLVELHAPQPDGVSADDLSANGESVDGGQPIREVTEGESVHVNDALESVDAELGATKFPSPEALRDRVANQLRDWQAWKQTIRSDPSIVLYFDFENVDELEATVDNQASQSDIHATRVGCDAVSGRWPQTKALGFFRPSDRLRVKVPGRFPEATLACWVRLEQIRPVNQALLLTDTFEDWQPHWQISRLGTINFGLGHQDKSIRRQIRSLSEPFVDRDLLGQWFHVATTYNSHEQRVRHYVNGQLNSRHELPFAEPLRFGTAELGNWLKPRETGDEPIRNLSGRIDEFMLFRRELSADEIATMTTIGR from the coding sequence ATGAACGAGTCATCGCCAACGCCCAACCAAGATGAGATTCGCAATTGGATTTCGGAAGCAATCGATGGCACGATCAGCTCGTCGGATCTGCGCCGACTGCAGGAGGCCCTGAGGTCCGATCGCACGAGCATGCAATCGTTCGTGGATCACTTGCTATTGGATTCGATGTTGACGGAATCGCACCAAGACCAATCGGTCGCCGATTTAGTGGATTGGGTCAGCGATCGTTCGCGTTTGAGCGGAGCTGACGCAGAAGTAAAGACGACCGGCATTGCACAGCCATCCGCGGATTTCGTGCCTGACGCTCATCGAGGCATTCCAAGCTCTTGGTTCTCACTCGCCACCGTCGCGGCGTTGATTGGCTTGGTCGTGTGGGCGGTGACGACACCAGACAATGCGAGGATTCCGGACGGGAACACGATCCATTCCGAATTGGTGGAGTCCGTCTCCAACACGGTCGATCCGTCAGTCGCGATTTTGCTGCAATCATCCGATGCGATCTGGGAAGGTATGGTTGCTTCCAACGCCAGACTGAATCCCGGTCCGCTGAGCCTCCAATCGGGTCTTGCCAAGCTGCAGTTCTACAACGGGGCAACCGTTTTCCTGGAGGGCCCGGTCGAGATGGAACTCCTGGATGTTGACCACGCACGTTTGATTCGCGGCAGTGTGCGAGCCAAGGTGCCTCCACAGGCACAAGGGTTCGTGATCGACACGCAAAAAATTCGTGTCGTCGATCGCGGGACGGAGTTTGGTTTGTCGGTGGACGAAACAGGCGAATCCGACGTTTACGTGTTCGATGGTTTGGTCGAACTGCACGCTCCCCAGCCCGATGGTGTATCTGCCGATGACTTATCGGCTAACGGTGAATCGGTCGACGGCGGTCAACCCATCCGAGAGGTCACGGAAGGGGAAAGCGTTCACGTCAACGACGCTTTGGAATCGGTCGACGCAGAACTGGGCGCGACAAAGTTTCCTTCACCGGAGGCTTTGCGTGATCGCGTTGCGAATCAGTTGCGTGATTGGCAAGCGTGGAAACAAACCATTCGCTCCGATCCATCCATCGTGTTGTACTTCGATTTCGAGAACGTCGACGAACTGGAAGCGACGGTGGACAACCAAGCTTCGCAATCCGACATTCATGCGACTCGCGTGGGATGCGACGCGGTCTCCGGTCGTTGGCCGCAAACGAAAGCCTTGGGCTTCTTTCGGCCCTCGGATCGTTTACGCGTGAAGGTTCCAGGTCGATTCCCGGAAGCAACATTGGCATGTTGGGTTCGCTTGGAACAGATTCGACCAGTCAACCAAGCGTTGCTGCTGACCGATACGTTTGAAGACTGGCAACCTCACTGGCAAATCAGTCGTCTGGGCACGATCAACTTTGGGCTTGGACATCAAGACAAATCCATCCGCCGTCAGATTCGTTCGCTATCCGAACCATTTGTTGACAGAGATCTTCTCGGGCAGTGGTTCCATGTCGCGACGACTTACAACAGTCACGAGCAACGAGTCCGGCATTACGTCAATGGGCAACTCAATTCGCGACACGAGTTGCCGTTTGCCGAGCCACTGCGATTCGGCACCGCTGAATTGGGGAACTGGTTGAAACCTCGCGAAACGGGGGACGAACCGATTCGCAATCTGAGTGGTCGCATCGACGAATTCATGTTGTTTCGCCGAGAACTGTCGGCCGATGAAATCGCGACGATGACAACGATCGGACGCTGA
- a CDS encoding sulfatase yields the protein MYCFRLIPACLLALLLGWVNSPVQAQSPNVLFIAVDDLASTLGCYGDLVAKTPHIDRLAASGVCFRNAYNQLPLCNPTRASVMTGLRPDRIKVYDLDRHFRDEIPDVVTLSQSFRQAGYFAGRVGKIYHYNVPASIGTDGFDDPPSWQVTVNPKGRDKAEEHLIFNAEPHRKISAALSWLAAEGGDEEQTDGMIATEAIRLMREKKEQTFFLGVGFFRPHTPYVAPKKYFDMYPLESMRLPYAPEGDRQDIPTAAFAHNCPIPNYGLDEATLLQATQAYYACVSFIDAQVGRLLDALDELGLAENTIVVFWSDHGYHLGEHDGIWQKRTLFEEAAQAPLIIRAPLSVTENRWGRGDCDAIVEFVDIYPTLADIAGVEAPSNLDGKSLQPLLQNPHAEWDGEAITQILRPADDRLAEPVMGCSIRTQRYRYTEWGEGKHGVELYDHHSDPNEFHNLRTDPDAKVQSVIRELRPRLRAKASGKTPTAPVNPARL from the coding sequence ATGTATTGCTTTCGACTGATTCCCGCTTGCCTTTTGGCACTGCTTCTAGGGTGGGTGAACTCACCCGTCCAAGCCCAATCCCCCAACGTTTTGTTCATCGCGGTGGATGACTTGGCATCGACGCTGGGTTGCTATGGCGATCTCGTTGCCAAGACGCCGCACATTGATCGCTTGGCAGCATCCGGTGTTTGTTTTCGCAATGCTTACAACCAACTGCCGCTGTGCAATCCCACACGTGCGTCGGTGATGACCGGGCTGCGTCCCGACCGGATCAAAGTCTACGACCTGGACCGCCACTTTCGCGACGAAATCCCGGATGTGGTGACCTTGTCACAGTCTTTCCGACAGGCCGGTTATTTCGCGGGCCGAGTCGGCAAGATCTATCACTACAACGTTCCGGCATCGATTGGAACCGACGGATTCGATGATCCACCCTCATGGCAGGTGACCGTGAATCCGAAAGGACGCGACAAGGCCGAAGAGCATCTGATCTTTAACGCGGAACCTCATCGCAAGATCAGTGCGGCGTTGAGTTGGTTGGCGGCGGAAGGCGGCGACGAGGAACAAACCGACGGCATGATCGCGACCGAAGCGATTCGCTTGATGCGAGAGAAAAAAGAACAAACGTTCTTTTTGGGCGTCGGCTTCTTTCGCCCTCACACGCCGTACGTCGCACCGAAAAAGTACTTCGACATGTATCCGCTGGAATCAATGCGACTGCCGTACGCACCCGAAGGAGATCGGCAAGACATCCCCACCGCGGCCTTCGCCCACAATTGTCCGATCCCCAACTACGGTCTTGATGAAGCCACGTTGCTGCAAGCCACGCAGGCTTACTACGCCTGTGTCTCGTTCATCGATGCCCAAGTGGGACGCTTGCTCGACGCACTCGATGAACTGGGTCTCGCTGAAAACACGATCGTGGTGTTTTGGAGTGATCACGGGTATCACCTCGGTGAGCACGACGGCATCTGGCAGAAGCGAACTTTGTTTGAGGAAGCCGCACAGGCACCGTTGATCATCCGAGCCCCCCTTTCCGTCACCGAAAATCGATGGGGCCGAGGCGACTGCGATGCGATCGTCGAGTTTGTCGACATCTATCCCACGCTCGCCGATATCGCTGGCGTCGAAGCGCCAAGCAACCTCGACGGAAAGAGTTTGCAACCGCTGCTACAGAACCCACATGCCGAATGGGACGGCGAAGCAATCACCCAGATTCTTCGCCCGGCCGACGATCGATTGGCAGAACCCGTGATGGGATGCAGCATTCGCACTCAACGATATCGCTACACCGAATGGGGCGAAGGCAAACATGGGGTGGAGCTCTACGACCACCACAGCGATCCCAATGAATTCCACAATCTGCGAACCGATCCCGACGCCAAAGTCCAATCCGTGATCCGAGAACTTCGACCGCGGTTGCGTGCGAAAGCATCCGGCAAAACGCCCACCGCGCCAGTCAATCCGGCACGGTTGTGA
- the ilvD gene encoding dihydroxy-acid dehydratase, with product MTSSDSNALNKYSRNITQPKSQGASQAMLYATGMSSEDMNKPQVGIGSMWYEGNSCNMHLLDLAADVKAGVTEAGMVGMRFNTIGVSDGISMGTDGMSFSLQSRDLIADSIETIMGAQWYDALIALPGCDKNMPGCLIAMGRLNRPAIMVYGGTIKPGSYRDEKLDIVSAFQCYGQFIAGQISEEERSEIVRRSCPGAGACGGMYTANTMATAIEALGMALPYSASIPAEHPEKKEECKRAGVAILELLKKDIKPRDIMTRGAFEDAMVTLMALGGSTNAVLHLIAMARSVDVPLTIDDFQAVSDRTPYLADLKPSGKFVQEDLHSVGGTPAVMKYLLEKGMIKGEHMTVTGKTLAENLAELPGLKTGQSIVSTVEEPIKKSGHIRILKGTLATEGAVAKITGKEGLQFSGPARVFDSEELMLAALEQKKIQKGDVVVIRYEGPKGGPGMPEMLTPTSAIMGAGLGSDVALLTDGRFSGGSHGFIVGHITPEAQVGGPIALIEDGDTITIDAETNELNLEVDPSELDARRSKWTAPALKSTRGTLYKYIKCVKNASEGCVTDE from the coding sequence ATGACGTCCTCCGACTCCAATGCTCTGAACAAGTACAGCCGCAACATCACCCAGCCGAAGAGCCAGGGGGCATCGCAGGCCATGCTCTACGCGACGGGCATGTCTTCGGAGGATATGAACAAGCCGCAGGTTGGCATCGGCAGCATGTGGTACGAGGGCAATAGCTGCAACATGCACCTGTTGGACTTGGCGGCGGACGTCAAAGCGGGCGTGACCGAGGCGGGAATGGTCGGCATGCGGTTCAATACCATCGGTGTTTCCGACGGGATCTCGATGGGTACCGACGGGATGAGCTTCTCGCTCCAAAGCCGCGACCTGATCGCGGATTCGATTGAAACCATCATGGGGGCGCAGTGGTACGACGCACTGATCGCCCTGCCCGGTTGTGACAAGAACATGCCCGGATGTCTGATCGCGATGGGGCGTTTGAATCGTCCCGCCATCATGGTCTACGGGGGCACGATCAAACCCGGCAGCTATCGCGATGAAAAGTTGGACATCGTCAGCGCATTTCAGTGCTACGGACAATTCATCGCCGGCCAAATCAGCGAAGAAGAACGCAGCGAGATCGTTCGTCGCAGTTGTCCGGGCGCAGGAGCGTGCGGGGGCATGTACACGGCCAACACGATGGCCACCGCGATTGAAGCCTTGGGAATGGCACTGCCCTATTCCGCCAGCATCCCAGCCGAACACCCGGAGAAGAAAGAGGAATGCAAACGCGCCGGCGTCGCGATCTTGGAATTGCTGAAAAAAGACATCAAGCCTCGCGACATCATGACTCGCGGCGCATTCGAAGACGCGATGGTGACGTTGATGGCTTTGGGCGGAAGCACCAACGCTGTGTTGCACTTGATCGCGATGGCTCGCAGCGTCGATGTGCCTTTGACGATTGACGACTTCCAAGCCGTCAGTGACCGCACGCCTTACTTGGCGGACCTCAAACCCAGCGGCAAGTTCGTGCAAGAGGATTTGCACAGCGTTGGTGGAACCCCCGCGGTCATGAAGTACTTGCTTGAAAAAGGCATGATCAAAGGCGAACACATGACGGTCACCGGCAAGACGTTGGCTGAGAATTTGGCGGAGCTACCCGGTTTGAAAACCGGACAATCGATTGTCTCGACGGTCGAAGAACCGATCAAGAAGTCAGGTCACATCCGGATCTTGAAAGGCACGCTGGCTACCGAAGGTGCCGTGGCCAAAATCACCGGCAAAGAAGGTTTGCAGTTCAGCGGTCCGGCACGCGTCTTCGATAGCGAAGAACTGATGTTGGCGGCACTGGAACAAAAGAAAATTCAAAAAGGCGATGTGGTTGTGATCCGCTACGAAGGACCCAAGGGCGGACCGGGCATGCCGGAAATGCTGACGCCCACCAGCGCCATCATGGGCGCCGGATTGGGGAGCGACGTGGCTCTGTTGACCGACGGTCGTTTCAGTGGCGGTAGTCACGGATTCATCGTGGGACACATCACACCGGAAGCCCAAGTCGGCGGACCGATTGCATTGATCGAAGACGGTGACACCATCACGATCGATGCGGAAACCAACGAATTGAACTTGGAAGTTGATCCGTCTGAATTGGATGCTCGCCGATCCAAGTGGACCGCGCCAGCTTTGAAATCCACCCGTGGAACGCTCTACAAATACATCAAATGTGTGAAGAACGCCAGCGAAGGTTGCGTCACCGACGAATGA
- a CDS encoding 3-keto-disaccharide hydrolase, whose amino-acid sequence MKSTKTGQSAPQNCLTKLRQNAFGAGTGFSFGNRYLASNWSPQKPAGWLPARLTRAIGGLLALAILATGGVSTGQTPEVKKFAWEESLDQDPASNDFGVGDREFDLRSRSLFDGEILAGFEGDASWFRIEDGCIVAGRLDQPIPKNQFLATTEKFDNFELRLEVRMRGQGRNAGVQFRSRRPGSRDDVPAHEMIGYQADVGEMQTRSIWGALYDESRRRRMLVLPEPPFDVPWTKPKNADDDQTDAPEETEWVKMRIVCYGPRIQISLNGTRTVDYLETDDNIPDVGVIGLQIHSGKPAEAWYRNLRILGLD is encoded by the coding sequence ATGAAAAGTACAAAGACGGGGCAATCTGCCCCACAGAATTGCCTGACAAAATTGCGTCAAAACGCGTTCGGAGCTGGCACCGGTTTCAGTTTCGGAAATCGATATTTGGCGTCGAACTGGTCGCCACAGAAGCCGGCCGGTTGGTTGCCGGCACGGCTGACCCGAGCCATTGGCGGGTTGCTCGCGTTGGCGATCTTGGCGACTGGCGGAGTTTCGACCGGGCAGACTCCCGAGGTCAAAAAATTCGCCTGGGAGGAATCTCTGGACCAGGATCCGGCGAGCAACGATTTTGGTGTGGGCGATCGAGAGTTTGACCTTCGCAGCCGATCCCTCTTCGACGGAGAAATCTTGGCTGGGTTCGAAGGCGACGCGTCGTGGTTTCGCATCGAAGATGGTTGCATCGTTGCAGGACGGTTGGATCAACCGATTCCCAAGAACCAATTCTTGGCGACCACGGAAAAATTCGACAACTTTGAATTGCGGTTAGAAGTCCGCATGCGGGGACAAGGTCGCAACGCCGGCGTTCAATTTCGTTCGCGACGTCCGGGTTCTCGCGACGACGTGCCGGCCCACGAAATGATCGGTTACCAAGCCGATGTCGGTGAGATGCAGACCCGATCGATTTGGGGGGCTCTGTACGACGAATCGCGCCGACGCAGGATGCTGGTCTTGCCCGAACCGCCGTTTGACGTGCCGTGGACGAAACCGAAGAATGCAGACGATGACCAAACCGATGCTCCGGAGGAAACCGAGTGGGTGAAGATGCGAATCGTCTGCTACGGGCCGCGGATTCAGATCAGTCTCAACGGAACACGAACCGTCGACTACCTTGAAACGGATGACAACATCCCCGACGTCGGCGTGATCGGTCTGCAAATCCACTCCGGCAAACCAGCGGAAGCTTGGTACCGCAACCTGCGCATTCTCGGACTCGATTGA
- a CDS encoding HAD family hydrolase — MPANIRFVYFDLGNILVAFDRNRANENVADLFGGTAEASDEIMHTGGLQNQLETGLITDEEYAQAIRDAYATVVQPDGHVATGDIMRAISDMFTPIDSMVAVLESLRQASMPIGILSNTCAAHWEWVNNRGWEVLDGHFHAQVVSYEARSMKPDRVIYETAMKLAAECLANHPAPTNNAPLRPEEILFVDDREENIDAARSHGWTAEVCLGGKQAIDVLRRHGLNVPLAATAKENA; from the coding sequence ATGCCCGCCAACATTCGTTTTGTTTACTTCGACCTGGGCAACATCCTGGTCGCCTTCGACCGCAATCGTGCCAACGAGAATGTGGCCGATTTGTTTGGTGGCACCGCGGAAGCATCGGACGAGATCATGCACACCGGTGGTCTGCAAAACCAACTGGAAACGGGGCTGATCACCGACGAAGAATACGCTCAAGCCATTCGCGACGCGTATGCGACCGTGGTCCAACCCGACGGGCACGTGGCGACCGGCGACATCATGCGAGCCATCAGCGACATGTTCACGCCGATTGATTCCATGGTTGCCGTGTTGGAATCATTGCGTCAGGCAAGCATGCCGATTGGAATCCTCAGCAACACCTGTGCGGCTCATTGGGAATGGGTCAACAACCGAGGATGGGAAGTTCTGGATGGCCACTTTCATGCTCAGGTGGTGAGCTACGAAGCGCGAAGCATGAAACCGGACCGCGTCATTTATGAAACCGCGATGAAATTGGCTGCGGAGTGCTTGGCAAATCACCCGGCCCCCACCAACAATGCCCCGCTGCGCCCGGAAGAAATTCTTTTTGTCGACGATCGCGAAGAGAACATTGATGCGGCACGATCCCATGGTTGGACGGCGGAGGTGTGTTTAGGAGGCAAACAGGCCATCGACGTGCTGCGACGTCACGGGCTGAATGTACCGCTCGCGGCCACCGCGAAAGAAAATGCGTGA
- a CDS encoding Ppx/GppA phosphatase family protein, protein MENPLTPRSTATAPHINTATSHIATQPENSPRTVAAIDIGATSIRMAIAEIRPDGSVRTLESLLQPVDLGRDAFETRRLSRKGIERAAAVLRRFRRVLREYGIDSANDIRVVATSAVREASNRVAFIDRVYVATGLDVEPIDEAEVNRITYMGITPQLMALAETAESKSLVVEVGGGSTELLVIRGGNVLHSESFRLGSLRLLQTLDASGARGLRWRELLETHIRRILVRIGDQVRTDTKLHLVAIGGDIRFAAHQLLEDWDETTLARVPVDKLERLTQDVLEMGEDAVVKKYGATFVEAETLAPALLAYTMLARHFDLDHVLVSDINLRDGLLADVVQGGNWTSEFRQQIIRSAVSLGRKYQIDEIHSRAVAELARRLFEELAKEHQLDARYEVLLYVSALLHEVGLYVSLHSNHKHAYYIIRNSELFGLSQQELLLVALVARYHRRASPQTNHEGYGSLNRHDRVAVAKMAAILRLAIALDDTRSGRIREINVSQEGKRLVISAPGVDDVSLEQLAMRNQSGLFQDIFGKPVLLRPEVK, encoded by the coding sequence ATGGAAAACCCACTGACGCCGCGAAGCACCGCAACCGCGCCGCACATCAACACCGCCACTTCGCATATCGCGACGCAACCGGAAAACTCCCCTCGCACCGTGGCGGCCATCGACATCGGAGCCACCAGCATCCGCATGGCGATTGCTGAAATTCGTCCGGATGGATCCGTTCGCACCTTGGAATCGCTGCTGCAGCCGGTCGACCTGGGACGCGATGCGTTTGAGACCCGCCGTTTGTCGCGCAAAGGAATCGAGCGAGCCGCGGCGGTGCTGCGACGATTCCGACGCGTCCTTCGTGAATACGGAATCGATTCGGCCAACGACATTCGCGTCGTTGCAACCAGTGCGGTCCGAGAAGCCAGCAACCGCGTCGCGTTTATCGACCGCGTTTACGTTGCCACGGGATTGGACGTCGAACCGATCGACGAAGCCGAGGTCAATCGCATCACCTACATGGGCATCACGCCGCAGTTGATGGCTTTGGCCGAAACCGCCGAAAGCAAATCGTTGGTGGTGGAAGTCGGTGGTGGTAGCACGGAGTTGCTGGTCATCCGCGGTGGGAATGTTCTGCACAGCGAATCCTTTCGTTTGGGATCGCTGCGTTTGCTGCAAACCCTGGATGCGTCGGGCGCACGTGGATTGCGATGGCGAGAGTTGTTGGAAACGCACATTCGCCGAATCCTGGTACGCATTGGCGACCAAGTCCGCACCGACACGAAACTGCATTTGGTAGCGATCGGCGGCGACATCCGCTTCGCCGCTCATCAGTTGCTAGAAGACTGGGACGAGACGACCTTGGCACGTGTTCCGGTGGACAAACTGGAACGACTCACCCAAGACGTGCTCGAGATGGGTGAAGACGCAGTCGTCAAAAAGTACGGTGCAACGTTTGTGGAGGCCGAAACGCTCGCCCCTGCGTTGCTCGCTTACACCATGTTGGCTCGCCATTTCGATCTGGACCATGTGCTGGTCAGCGACATCAACCTTCGCGACGGTTTGCTGGCCGATGTGGTTCAAGGCGGCAACTGGACCAGCGAATTTCGACAGCAGATCATCCGCTCGGCCGTGTCGCTCGGACGCAAGTACCAAATCGACGAGATCCATTCGCGGGCGGTTGCCGAGTTGGCTCGAAGACTGTTTGAAGAACTCGCCAAAGAACATCAACTCGACGCCCGCTATGAGGTGTTGCTGTATGTGTCGGCACTGCTACACGAAGTCGGGCTGTATGTGAGTTTGCATAGCAACCACAAACACGCGTACTACATCATTCGCAACAGCGAACTGTTTGGGTTGTCTCAACAGGAATTGCTGCTGGTGGCGTTGGTGGCACGCTATCACCGCCGTGCTTCGCCCCAGACCAATCACGAAGGCTATGGTTCGCTGAACCGACACGACCGGGTGGCGGTTGCAAAGATGGCAGCGATTTTGCGGCTTGCGATCGCCTTGGATGACACCCGCAGCGGCCGAATTCGAGAAATCAACGTGTCTCAAGAGGGAAAACGTTTGGTCATCTCGGCTCCTGGTGTGGATGATGTCTCGTTGGAACAACTTGCGATGCGCAACCAATCCGGGCTGTTCCAAGACATCTTTGGTAAACCCGTTCTCTTGCGTCCCGAGGTGAAATGA
- a CDS encoding protein-L-isoaspartate(D-aspartate) O-methyltransferase, producing MRTGTPDRYAAARQKLVETRIRTAGVTNEAVLKSIETTPRHEFVPPAVRDKAYFDMALPIGSAQTISSPFIVASMTETLDPQPSDKVLEIGTGSGYQAAVLSPLVDQVYSIEIVDELGTRAAGVLHRLGYENVHTRIGDGFLGWPEAAPFDKIIVTCSPESVPKPLVEQLREGGSMIVPVGQRYQQTLYRMTKRDGKLVREPLRPTLFVPMTGTAEDARQDLPDPANPKVINNDFSSPPGPEDPEGFVPGWYYGRQVELISDDSAGETDASENGLVRFENETPGLGSHLLQGIAIDGSQVSMVRLSARVRTDNVTKGPDPDSWPMVAISFYDSLRRDLGTFTMGPYRGTRPWRDENRLVRVPAQAREAIVRIGLFGATGVADFDHVTLKTID from the coding sequence ATGCGGACCGGAACTCCCGACCGGTACGCCGCGGCTCGTCAGAAATTGGTCGAAACGCGAATTCGCACCGCGGGTGTGACCAACGAAGCGGTTCTGAAGTCAATTGAAACGACACCGCGACACGAGTTCGTGCCGCCCGCCGTCCGAGACAAAGCCTACTTTGACATGGCGCTGCCGATTGGATCGGCACAAACGATCAGCAGTCCCTTCATCGTTGCATCGATGACCGAGACGCTGGATCCACAACCGTCCGACAAGGTGTTGGAAATCGGCACCGGCAGCGGTTATCAAGCCGCCGTGCTCAGCCCCTTGGTCGACCAGGTGTACTCGATCGAAATTGTCGATGAGCTGGGGACACGAGCGGCCGGGGTGCTGCATCGACTCGGTTACGAAAACGTTCACACCCGCATCGGCGATGGTTTCTTGGGTTGGCCCGAGGCGGCGCCGTTCGACAAGATCATCGTGACCTGCAGCCCGGAATCCGTTCCCAAGCCTCTGGTCGAACAACTTCGCGAAGGCGGTTCGATGATCGTCCCCGTCGGCCAGCGTTATCAACAGACGCTGTACCGTATGACCAAACGCGACGGGAAGTTGGTGCGTGAACCACTGCGTCCGACATTGTTCGTTCCCATGACGGGCACCGCCGAGGATGCCCGGCAAGACTTGCCGGATCCCGCCAATCCGAAAGTGATCAACAACGACTTCTCGTCCCCGCCCGGCCCCGAAGATCCCGAGGGCTTCGTTCCCGGTTGGTACTACGGCCGCCAAGTCGAACTGATCAGCGACGACTCAGCGGGCGAAACGGACGCTAGCGAGAACGGTCTGGTACGGTTCGAAAACGAAACGCCGGGATTAGGGTCACACCTTTTGCAGGGCATCGCGATCGATGGCAGCCAAGTCTCGATGGTCCGTCTGTCGGCGCGAGTCCGAACGGACAATGTGACAAAGGGTCCGGATCCGGATTCTTGGCCCATGGTGGCGATCAGCTTCTACGATTCGCTGCGTCGCGATTTAGGAACGTTCACCATGGGCCCGTATCGCGGCACCCGGCCATGGCGAGATGAAAACCGATTGGTACGTGTCCCGGCCCAGGCTCGCGAAGCGATTGTGCGGATTGGTCTGTTTGGCGCGACGGGGGTGGCGGATTTCGATCATGTGACGCTGAAGACGATCGATTGA